The following proteins come from a genomic window of Pyxidicoccus sp. MSG2:
- a CDS encoding CHAT domain-containing protein, whose protein sequence is MSELCARLEHFVDGELPPVDAENFRHHLTRCATCESKMKELLAMELLADDALNVAGEAPATGPVVIPGPPAWRRKTWLMMVPLALAAGLATLVLVSRVDSQPDANALWLAQAPTRSMEARLTHPGADRYRPHEVMRSEGSAPRPLPMREMAQLEKAGDSRGVAMAFLLRGDVGQASAHLGTLPPSPDLDSDQAVLALQRKDWEGALTLLEHALKAKPQHPQALWNRGLALQGLGLWLKAAESFEQVAALKEPGWSQEAEQRARQLREKAEQERKDWKGTKQDCDEMVSGQTLLTEQQVQARPGLSRLCLYDAMRAAASAERVEALRPLAVLLDRKDGGTHLEDAVRRAARRDFRVRAPLAAEYARLTRGQLKPEELESFLTRLRDARQEDILLGALLFVKDARKYEQEYRELALATRDPWFALLAEEQQARADVLRGQATRAKERLGTALRACGGDGQWNYRCLELHRQLAEVEVVLHHPVEARIQALAGLERARRGNEWAKELRVVQELGQIARYHGRLYLARAYLEDALLRMPVPCSDPKLTELAHTNLALAFYRIHDFASAREQIDRVARCGQPPELPRAFVIADLAHTEYRREGDAELLSRGLEVLRTSLSKEAGEQPLLKHIEGRFVIEQDRRRGQALLRQAITDAAPLLGSDGDARKARAYSYTSLILDAARHGELELALNLFAEERGLPVPERCTLGVTVDDERTAVVVRDTGGRLMGGYSTGRREPLTTVEGLVPSNLVEALRACPSVDVLARPPVQGQAGLLPPEIAWTYRVGGFRAHEATSPARRLVVADVVPPPEMHLPALRTWSPLESETGDITLLKGISATPSHVLEALRDTTEVQIHAHGIIAPDEADGSMLVLSPEAESGRFALTASDLQGQQLQGRPVVLLAACHAAYSQEYFHETFGLPVAFIEAGARAVLAATQEIPDSEVSAFFEPVLARIREGVPAALVLRDARQDWLRGHGGTWVRQVLLFQ, encoded by the coding sequence ATGAGCGAGCTCTGCGCGAGGCTGGAGCACTTCGTCGACGGGGAGCTGCCGCCCGTGGACGCGGAGAACTTCCGCCACCACCTCACCCGCTGTGCCACGTGCGAGTCGAAGATGAAGGAGCTCCTCGCCATGGAGCTGCTCGCCGACGACGCGCTGAATGTCGCCGGTGAGGCGCCCGCGACGGGCCCCGTCGTCATTCCTGGACCGCCCGCCTGGCGCCGCAAGACGTGGCTGATGATGGTGCCCCTGGCGCTGGCCGCGGGCCTGGCCACGCTGGTGCTGGTGTCGCGCGTGGACTCGCAGCCGGATGCGAATGCGCTGTGGCTCGCCCAGGCGCCGACGCGCTCGATGGAGGCCCGGCTGACGCACCCGGGCGCCGACCGGTACCGGCCCCATGAGGTGATGCGCAGCGAGGGCTCGGCGCCGCGGCCGCTGCCGATGCGGGAGATGGCGCAGTTGGAGAAGGCCGGGGACAGCCGCGGCGTCGCCATGGCCTTCCTGCTGCGGGGGGACGTGGGTCAGGCCTCCGCGCACCTGGGCACGCTGCCGCCTTCTCCGGACCTGGACTCGGACCAGGCGGTGCTGGCCCTGCAGCGCAAGGACTGGGAAGGGGCGCTGACGCTGCTGGAGCACGCGCTGAAGGCGAAGCCCCAGCACCCGCAGGCGCTGTGGAACCGGGGGCTCGCGCTACAGGGGCTCGGGCTGTGGTTGAAGGCGGCGGAGTCCTTCGAGCAGGTGGCGGCGCTGAAGGAGCCGGGCTGGAGCCAGGAGGCGGAGCAGCGGGCCCGGCAGCTTCGGGAGAAGGCGGAGCAGGAGCGCAAGGACTGGAAGGGCACGAAGCAGGACTGCGATGAGATGGTGTCCGGGCAGACGCTCCTCACCGAGCAGCAGGTGCAGGCGCGCCCGGGGCTGTCGCGGCTGTGCCTCTATGACGCCATGCGGGCGGCGGCCTCCGCCGAGCGCGTGGAGGCACTGCGTCCCCTCGCCGTCCTGCTCGACCGGAAGGATGGCGGCACCCACCTGGAGGACGCCGTGCGCCGTGCCGCGCGGCGTGACTTTCGGGTGCGGGCGCCCCTGGCGGCGGAGTACGCCCGCCTCACCCGGGGACAGCTGAAGCCGGAGGAGCTGGAGTCCTTCCTCACGCGGCTGCGTGATGCCAGGCAGGAGGACATCCTCCTGGGCGCGCTGCTGTTCGTGAAGGACGCGCGGAAGTACGAGCAGGAGTACCGCGAGCTGGCGCTGGCGACGAGAGACCCGTGGTTCGCGCTCCTGGCGGAGGAGCAGCAGGCCCGGGCGGACGTGCTGCGCGGACAGGCGACGCGGGCGAAGGAGCGGCTGGGCACCGCGCTGCGAGCATGCGGCGGGGATGGGCAGTGGAACTACCGCTGCCTGGAGCTGCACCGGCAGCTGGCCGAGGTGGAGGTTGTCCTCCACCACCCGGTCGAGGCACGCATACAGGCCCTGGCGGGCCTGGAGCGCGCGCGACGTGGAAACGAGTGGGCCAAGGAACTGCGCGTGGTGCAGGAGCTGGGTCAGATTGCCCGCTACCATGGAAGACTCTACCTGGCGCGCGCGTACTTGGAGGATGCACTGCTCCGGATGCCGGTGCCCTGCTCGGACCCGAAGCTGACAGAGCTGGCCCATACCAATCTCGCGCTCGCGTTCTATCGAATCCACGACTTCGCCAGTGCCCGCGAGCAGATAGACCGCGTGGCGCGTTGTGGCCAACCGCCCGAGCTGCCGCGAGCCTTCGTCATCGCTGATCTGGCCCACACGGAGTACCGACGCGAAGGCGACGCGGAGCTGCTCTCGCGCGGCCTGGAAGTGCTGCGAACCTCGCTCTCGAAAGAGGCTGGCGAGCAGCCGCTGCTGAAGCACATCGAAGGCCGCTTCGTCATTGAACAGGATCGCCGAAGGGGGCAGGCGCTGCTACGCCAGGCCATCACGGATGCCGCCCCCCTGCTCGGCTCGGACGGGGATGCCCGGAAGGCGCGCGCCTACAGCTACACGTCGCTCATTCTCGACGCCGCCAGGCATGGCGAGCTGGAGCTCGCCCTGAATCTCTTCGCCGAGGAACGCGGCCTTCCCGTGCCGGAGCGATGCACGCTGGGCGTCACCGTGGACGATGAGCGCACGGCGGTCGTGGTTCGGGATACAGGCGGACGACTCATGGGGGGCTACAGCACGGGCCGACGGGAGCCCCTGACGACGGTGGAGGGACTGGTCCCCTCGAACCTGGTGGAAGCGCTGCGCGCATGTCCCAGCGTGGATGTGCTGGCGCGCCCTCCCGTCCAGGGACAGGCGGGACTGCTTCCGCCCGAAATTGCCTGGACGTACCGGGTCGGTGGCTTCCGCGCGCATGAAGCCACGAGCCCGGCGCGCCGGCTGGTGGTCGCCGATGTCGTCCCTCCTCCGGAAATGCACCTCCCCGCGCTTCGCACGTGGAGTCCGCTGGAGTCGGAGACCGGAGACATCACCCTCCTGAAGGGCATCTCGGCGACGCCGTCCCACGTGCTGGAGGCCCTGCGAGACACGACCGAGGTGCAGATACACGCTCACGGCATCATCGCTCCGGACGAGGCCGACGGCTCCATGCTGGTGCTCTCACCCGAAGCGGAGAGCGGGCGATTCGCGCTGACAGCCTCGGACCTCCAGGGACAACAACTCCAGGGCCGGCCCGTGGTGCTGCTCGCTGCCTGCCATGCGGCCTATAGCCAGGAGTACTTCCACGAGACTTTCGGCCTGCCCGTTGCCTTCATTGAAGCAGGCGCGCGGGCCGTCCTCGCCGCCACGCAGGAGATCCCCGACTCGGAGGTCTCTGCGTTCTTCGAGCCCGTGCTCGCCCGCATCCGAGAGGGAGTTCCTGCCGCCCTCGTCCTCCGCGACGCTCGCCAGGACTGGCTGCGCGGCCACGGCGGAACCTGGGTGCGGCAGGTCCTCCTCTTCCAATAG
- a CDS encoding RNA polymerase sigma factor translates to MRGVGGGAKMDAGQHRQFEEFARARRPGLVRVARRLCAGGGIDPEDLVQETLERAYRHFDKLVGENAGAVSVWLSTTLSNRFLDHCRRKRTEVLGAPALRVVQDDATGEPEPAELWERVTTADFLRAIEQLRPPQLREAYRLHASGLRYRAIAQKLSTPEGTVGRWLSEARQALRELLTPGDAPREDRAES, encoded by the coding sequence ATGAGGGGAGTAGGGGGCGGCGCGAAGATGGACGCAGGGCAGCACCGCCAGTTCGAAGAGTTCGCGCGCGCGCGGCGTCCGGGCCTGGTGAGGGTGGCCCGGCGTCTCTGTGCGGGGGGAGGCATTGATCCGGAGGACCTCGTGCAGGAAACGCTGGAGCGCGCGTACCGCCACTTCGACAAGCTGGTGGGCGAGAATGCAGGTGCGGTGAGCGTGTGGCTGAGCACCACGCTGAGCAACCGCTTCCTGGACCATTGCCGGCGGAAGCGCACCGAAGTCCTGGGCGCGCCGGCCCTGCGCGTGGTGCAGGACGACGCGACGGGAGAGCCGGAGCCGGCCGAGCTGTGGGAGCGCGTGACGACCGCCGACTTCCTGCGGGCGATTGAGCAGCTCCGGCCTCCGCAGCTTCGCGAGGCCTACCGGCTGCATGCCTCGGGGCTGCGCTACCGGGCCATTGCCCAGAAACTGAGCACCCCCGAGGGGACGGTGGGCCGGTGGCTCTCCGAGGCCCGGCAGGCGCTGCGGGAGCTGCTGACGCCCGGCGATGCGCCGCGTGAGGACAGGGCCGAGTCATGA
- a CDS encoding alanyl-tRNA editing protein has product MSTTERLYYADPFLHRFTARVVAHGNWGGAPSLVLERTAFYPEAGGQMGDRGVLGGLPVKDVQVDDAGTVHHLMDVPAGTALPVPGTELAGEVDKERRRVNMALHTGQHMLSRALVDVAGAATVSSRLGESLCTIDTDQDVLDERQVAEAEARVNAIIDDDLPIRAFFPTPEELAALPLRRAPKVTDNIRVIQIGDFDVSPCGGTHCTRTGQVGMVRVLGVERYKGKGRVLFSAGPRARRELWEEAGTLRTMARAFTCGVPEVPTAVDKLRRELTEAREALGAARAKLAEHTAGELAAALDASADKRVVAVLDGAGPEQLRAVAARLTSRPEAVVLLAGRLPEGMPVLIARGASSTFGCGAFLKRAAEAAGGRGGGRPEHAEGRLPPGTDWPALVASLPT; this is encoded by the coding sequence ATGTCCACCACCGAGCGCCTCTACTACGCAGACCCCTTCCTCCACCGCTTCACCGCCCGCGTCGTCGCGCACGGGAACTGGGGCGGCGCCCCCTCCCTCGTGCTCGAGCGCACCGCCTTCTACCCGGAGGCCGGCGGGCAGATGGGCGACCGGGGAGTGCTCGGCGGCCTGCCCGTGAAGGACGTGCAGGTGGATGACGCCGGCACCGTCCACCACCTGATGGACGTCCCCGCGGGCACCGCGCTCCCCGTGCCCGGCACCGAGCTGGCGGGCGAGGTGGACAAGGAGCGCCGCCGTGTGAACATGGCGCTGCACACCGGCCAGCACATGCTGTCGCGCGCGCTGGTGGACGTGGCCGGCGCCGCCACCGTGTCCTCCCGCCTGGGCGAGTCGCTGTGCACCATCGACACCGACCAGGACGTCCTGGACGAGCGGCAGGTGGCCGAGGCGGAGGCGCGCGTCAACGCCATCATCGACGACGACCTGCCCATCCGCGCCTTCTTCCCCACGCCGGAGGAGCTGGCCGCGCTGCCCCTGCGCCGGGCCCCCAAGGTGACGGACAACATCCGCGTCATCCAGATTGGCGACTTCGACGTGTCCCCCTGCGGCGGCACGCACTGCACGCGCACCGGGCAGGTGGGCATGGTGCGGGTGCTGGGCGTGGAGCGCTACAAGGGCAAGGGCCGCGTCCTCTTCTCCGCGGGCCCTCGCGCCCGGCGCGAGCTGTGGGAGGAGGCCGGCACCCTGCGCACCATGGCCCGGGCCTTCACCTGTGGCGTGCCGGAGGTGCCCACCGCGGTGGACAAGCTGCGCCGGGAGCTGACCGAGGCCCGCGAGGCCCTGGGCGCAGCGCGCGCGAAGCTGGCCGAGCACACCGCCGGAGAGCTCGCCGCCGCCCTGGACGCGTCCGCGGACAAGCGTGTGGTGGCGGTGCTCGACGGCGCCGGGCCCGAGCAGCTGCGCGCCGTGGCCGCGCGCCTCACGTCCCGGCCGGAGGCGGTGGTGCTGCTGGCCGGCCGCCTCCCGGAGGGAATGCCCGTCCTCATCGCCCGCGGCGCCAGCTCCACCTTCGGGTGCGGCGCCTTCCTCAAGCGCGCCGCCGAGGCCGCCGGAGGCCGGGGCGGCGGCCGCCCCGAGCACGCCGAGGGACGCCTCCCGCCCGGCACCGACTGGCCGGCCCTCGTGGCCTCCCTGCCGACCTGA
- a CDS encoding DsbA family protein: MKLVVTTAMAAGALLALSLPAFADDKPCDKECPKAHAHAESKPIAATPRADAPSIGARDARVTVEVWSDFQCPYCARGATIIDGLREKYGNQVRIVFRHQPLPMHANAKLAAVASMAAHEQGKFWEMHDVLFDNQRSLDRASLEGYAKGLGLDLGRFRQALDSATLANYVDADTVEAQKRGIAGTPTFFINGKSVMGARPLADFTQLVDAELKR; the protein is encoded by the coding sequence ATGAAGCTCGTGGTCACCACCGCCATGGCCGCTGGCGCCCTGCTGGCGCTCTCCCTCCCCGCGTTCGCCGACGACAAGCCCTGTGACAAGGAGTGCCCGAAGGCGCATGCCCACGCCGAGAGCAAGCCCATCGCCGCCACGCCCCGCGCGGATGCTCCGTCCATTGGCGCCCGCGACGCGCGGGTGACGGTGGAGGTGTGGTCGGACTTCCAGTGCCCCTACTGCGCGAGGGGCGCCACCATCATCGACGGGCTGCGCGAGAAGTACGGCAATCAGGTGCGCATCGTCTTCCGCCACCAGCCGCTGCCCATGCACGCCAACGCGAAGCTCGCGGCCGTGGCCTCCATGGCCGCGCACGAGCAGGGGAAGTTCTGGGAGATGCACGACGTGCTCTTCGACAACCAGCGCTCGCTGGATCGTGCGTCGCTGGAGGGCTACGCCAAGGGGTTGGGCCTGGACCTCGGCCGCTTCCGCCAGGCGCTCGACAGCGCCACGCTGGCCAACTACGTCGACGCGGACACGGTGGAGGCGCAGAAGCGCGGCATCGCCGGCACGCCCACCTTCTTCATCAACGGCAAGTCGGTGATGGGCGCTCGCCCGCTGGCGGACTTCACCCAGCTCGTCGACGCCGAATTGAAGCGCTGA
- a CDS encoding cytochrome P450, whose product MSTPPPAFSSRFEPRYVDDPYPLYARLRQEAPVQFSEDMHLWVVSRYEDVKTVLLNPGDFLSANAFRNPVPPAPEVLAALAEGYPQVPALVDDDPPNHTRMRVIVTKALAPHRVSAMEPRVRAIAAELVDAFAREGRADLVGRLAFPLPARVIGAIMGLPDSDLERLKSWTEDLSTLSAGNAPVPRQVECARGLVAIQKYLAGHIAERRRAPKDDLISALIEARHEDTPPLSDVELISLLSMLHFAGHETTANLLGNAVVMLLQSPELLVALRRDASRIPAAIEEALRFDAPVQGMMRTTRRAVTLGGVEVPEGARLLVLYASANRDAAAFHEPDRAQPRRSDVGRHLGFGLGIHHCIGAPLARMEVRIALELLLERLPGLRLAPGNPLLYVPNFLHRGPRRLLVEWDPA is encoded by the coding sequence ATGTCGACGCCGCCCCCTGCCTTCTCCAGCCGCTTCGAGCCCCGGTACGTGGACGACCCGTACCCGCTCTATGCACGCCTGCGCCAGGAGGCGCCCGTCCAGTTCAGCGAGGACATGCACCTGTGGGTGGTGTCCCGCTACGAGGACGTGAAGACGGTGCTGCTCAACCCGGGCGACTTCCTGTCCGCCAACGCCTTCCGCAACCCCGTGCCGCCCGCGCCCGAGGTACTGGCGGCGCTGGCCGAGGGCTACCCGCAGGTGCCGGCGCTCGTGGACGATGACCCGCCCAACCACACGCGCATGCGCGTCATCGTCACCAAGGCCCTGGCGCCCCACCGCGTCTCCGCCATGGAGCCGCGCGTGCGCGCCATCGCCGCGGAGCTGGTGGACGCCTTCGCGCGGGAAGGCCGGGCGGACCTCGTCGGGCGGCTCGCCTTCCCCCTGCCCGCGCGAGTCATTGGCGCCATCATGGGGCTGCCGGACTCGGACCTGGAGCGGCTCAAGTCCTGGACGGAGGACCTGTCCACCCTGTCGGCGGGCAACGCGCCCGTGCCCCGGCAGGTGGAGTGCGCCCGGGGACTGGTGGCCATCCAGAAGTACCTCGCGGGCCACATCGCGGAGCGGCGCCGCGCACCGAAGGACGACCTCATCAGCGCGCTCATCGAGGCCCGCCACGAGGACACGCCCCCGCTGAGCGACGTGGAGCTCATCAGCCTGCTGTCCATGCTGCACTTCGCCGGACACGAGACGACGGCCAACCTGCTCGGCAACGCGGTGGTGATGCTCCTCCAGTCGCCGGAGCTGCTGGTGGCCCTGCGGCGGGACGCGAGCCGCATCCCCGCCGCCATCGAGGAGGCGCTGCGCTTCGACGCGCCCGTGCAGGGCATGATGCGCACCACGCGGCGCGCGGTGACGCTGGGCGGCGTGGAGGTGCCCGAGGGCGCGCGGCTGCTCGTCCTCTACGCCTCCGCCAACCGGGACGCCGCCGCCTTCCACGAGCCGGACCGGGCACAGCCGCGCCGCTCCGACGTGGGACGGCACCTGGGCTTCGGGCTGGGCATCCACCACTGCATCGGCGCGCCGCTGGCGCGAATGGAGGTGCGCATCGCCCTGGAGCTGCTGCTGGAGCGGCTTCCCGGACTGCGCCTGGCCCCGGGCAACCCGCTCCTGTACGTGCCCAACTTCCTGCACCGCGGCCCGCGGCGGCTGCTCGTGGAGTGGGACCCGGCCTGA
- a CDS encoding sensor histidine kinase, whose product MKRRLDLKPVDPEADAKWVNARLKHVTLGACIVIHLLLVHALWGQWRPIAVVTAVFAMVTGTNMVLAQRFFSQHTRTAESVRFVMNMGANIVYGLASDWALPMWLYLPLNALWVDRFADPGARRRLGWMLALVAGVALLDGCPPLVPACFVLASLLVYFISEGRVFLTHQALRSLAQQHEELAQAHLQLDRAHQRSREQERLSSLGMMAAGVAHEINNPLSYVKSNVNSLMLDLRACQQLPPELQEYVEDVLPATLDGIRRVTAIVADLRRFARGDPEAMVEYDLNQEVAVALRIARGQLGPQCDVAVELKDLPHLFGHPGQVTQVVVNLLMNATQAMPDGGRIFLSTRMEGEEAVLEVRDSGVGMTPDVRAKMFEPFFTTKPAGEGTGMGMAVVHGIVTSHHGRIHVDTAPGKGTTFIIHLPRIPPLELGLSAPDGFTRARPDTA is encoded by the coding sequence ATGAAGCGGAGGCTGGACCTCAAACCCGTCGACCCCGAGGCCGATGCGAAGTGGGTGAACGCCCGCCTCAAGCACGTCACCCTGGGGGCCTGCATCGTCATCCACCTGCTGCTCGTCCACGCGCTCTGGGGCCAGTGGCGGCCCATCGCCGTGGTGACAGCGGTGTTCGCGATGGTGACGGGCACCAACATGGTGCTGGCACAGCGCTTCTTCTCCCAGCACACCCGCACCGCGGAGTCCGTGCGGTTCGTGATGAACATGGGGGCCAACATCGTCTATGGCCTCGCCAGCGACTGGGCGCTGCCCATGTGGCTGTACCTGCCCCTCAACGCCCTCTGGGTGGACCGCTTCGCGGACCCGGGTGCACGCCGGCGCCTGGGGTGGATGCTGGCGCTGGTGGCGGGCGTGGCCCTGCTGGATGGGTGCCCGCCCCTGGTGCCCGCCTGCTTCGTGCTCGCGTCGCTGCTCGTCTATTTCATCTCCGAGGGCCGCGTCTTCCTCACCCACCAGGCGCTGCGCAGCCTGGCGCAACAGCACGAGGAGCTGGCGCAGGCGCACCTGCAGCTCGACCGGGCCCACCAGCGCTCTCGCGAGCAGGAGCGGCTCTCCAGCCTGGGCATGATGGCGGCCGGCGTGGCTCATGAAATCAACAACCCGCTGAGCTACGTGAAGAGCAACGTCAACTCGCTCATGCTGGACCTGCGCGCGTGCCAGCAGCTGCCGCCGGAGCTGCAGGAGTACGTGGAGGACGTGCTGCCCGCCACGCTGGACGGCATCCGCCGGGTGACGGCCATCGTCGCGGACCTGCGCCGCTTCGCGCGCGGGGACCCCGAGGCCATGGTGGAGTACGACCTCAACCAGGAAGTGGCCGTCGCGCTGCGCATCGCCCGCGGACAGCTGGGCCCGCAGTGTGACGTCGCCGTGGAGCTCAAGGACCTGCCGCACCTGTTCGGCCATCCGGGACAGGTCACCCAGGTGGTGGTCAACCTCCTGATGAACGCGACCCAGGCCATGCCGGACGGCGGGCGCATCTTCCTGTCCACGCGGATGGAGGGCGAGGAGGCCGTGCTGGAGGTGCGCGACAGCGGCGTGGGCATGACGCCCGACGTGCGCGCGAAGATGTTCGAGCCCTTCTTCACCACCAAGCCCGCGGGTGAGGGCACGGGCATGGGCATGGCCGTGGTGCACGGCATCGTCACCTCGCACCACGGGCGCATCCACGTGGACACCGCCCCCGGCAAGGGCACGACGTTCATCATCCACCTGCCGCGGATTCCTCCGCTGGAGCTGGGGCTCTCCGCCCCCGACGGATTCACCAGGGCCCGCCCGGACACCGCCTGA
- a CDS encoding response regulator translates to MEAFKLLVVDDEPQVAHALRRLFRREGFEVQVAFNGSEALERLKEFSPDIVLTDFRMPGMTGSELLQRVKRSHPLALRLIISGYADFKSVVASVNDGEICRFISKPWDDAELVTYLKALLRQRETMAQLYAPFRAAPQNVSAEVGMSDASMVLKVQMSDPAFPAEQALSIIERFAGVLAADSLKVVGGLLERYGGRLSFVAEVGGPQRLRLELPVRAEEAQPSERPGVGNA, encoded by the coding sequence ATGGAAGCTTTCAAGCTGCTGGTGGTGGATGACGAACCGCAGGTGGCACACGCGCTGCGGCGACTGTTCCGGAGAGAGGGCTTCGAGGTCCAGGTCGCCTTCAACGGGAGCGAGGCCCTGGAGCGACTCAAGGAGTTCAGTCCGGACATCGTCCTGACGGACTTCCGGATGCCGGGGATGACCGGCAGCGAGCTGCTCCAGCGCGTCAAGCGCAGCCATCCCCTCGCCTTGCGCCTCATCATCTCCGGCTACGCGGACTTCAAGTCGGTGGTGGCGTCGGTGAACGACGGAGAAATCTGCCGCTTCATCAGCAAGCCGTGGGACGACGCGGAGCTGGTGACGTACCTCAAGGCCCTGCTCCGCCAGCGTGAGACGATGGCGCAGCTGTACGCGCCCTTCCGCGCGGCCCCGCAGAACGTGAGCGCGGAGGTGGGCATGTCCGACGCCTCCATGGTGCTGAAGGTGCAGATGTCGGACCCGGCCTTCCCCGCGGAGCAGGCCCTCTCCATCATCGAGCGCTTCGCCGGTGTGCTGGCGGCGGACAGCCTGAAGGTGGTGGGCGGCCTGCTGGAGCGCTACGGCGGACGGCTGTCCTTCGTCGCCGAGGTGGGAGGTCCCCAGCGGCTGCGCCTGGAGCTGCCGGTGCGCGCGGAGGAGGCGCAGCCGTCGGAACGGCCCGGTGTAGGCAACGCATGA
- a CDS encoding helix-turn-helix domain-containing protein, whose product MDETVGIQVGSGLRTARLRAGLTPAEVARAAFLSQEAYVRMERGKLLPSVHTLVALCRALRLSAGWLRTNSCRVPA is encoded by the coding sequence ATGGACGAGACAGTGGGGATTCAGGTCGGGAGCGGGCTGCGCACCGCGCGGCTGCGAGCGGGACTGACCCCGGCGGAGGTGGCGCGGGCGGCCTTCCTCTCGCAGGAGGCCTACGTGCGCATGGAGCGAGGGAAGCTGCTTCCCTCCGTCCACACGCTCGTCGCGCTGTGCCGCGCACTGCGCCTCAGTGCCGGGTGGCTGCGGACGAACAGCTGTCGGGTTCCCGCCTGA
- a CDS encoding TolC family protein, which translates to MLHVTLTLLVVLSGGATARAGAGLPLRAALTEARGRAPGIAESRARESIALGEVGVARSVTPLTLSVAGGGNDPRWSVGASQRLPPPGARSARILAAELGARSAGDERRASEATTRADARRAYFSLVRARQLATAGARALSLARESEAAARLRFETGAAPELDFVQADLARATAEAQLLTQQGEVAALSAELALLLGRDPRLPLEPAEEPPPSLPSLEEVLARAAGAPLARARVSDVAAAEASLRAASRELWPAPTLGVSVEGEGPRGASAFLRGALDLDVPTLGRGEVDRAEASLGLARVLAEQDRQRRTSEIVAAHQRLTAALATLERFTKQILPAVERTERMALESYRTGRSPLVSLNDALRAATDTRAQSAEAAFAAQSAFAALELAVGVALDEN; encoded by the coding sequence ATGCTCCACGTCACGTTGACATTGCTCGTCGTCCTGTCGGGGGGCGCGACCGCCCGGGCCGGAGCGGGACTGCCCTTGCGCGCGGCCCTGACGGAGGCTCGGGGGCGGGCGCCTGGAATCGCGGAGTCGCGAGCCCGGGAGTCCATCGCCCTCGGCGAAGTCGGCGTGGCCCGCTCCGTCACGCCGCTCACGCTGTCGGTGGCCGGCGGGGGGAATGACCCGCGCTGGTCGGTCGGCGCCTCCCAGCGGCTGCCGCCTCCGGGGGCTCGCTCCGCGCGCATCCTCGCCGCCGAGCTGGGGGCCCGGAGCGCCGGGGACGAGCGGCGCGCGAGCGAGGCCACCACCCGTGCGGATGCGCGCCGGGCCTACTTCTCACTCGTCCGGGCGAGACAGCTTGCCACCGCGGGTGCACGGGCCCTGTCGCTCGCGCGCGAGTCCGAGGCGGCGGCGCGCCTCCGCTTCGAGACGGGTGCCGCCCCGGAGCTGGACTTCGTGCAGGCGGACTTGGCTCGCGCCACCGCGGAGGCGCAGCTCCTGACGCAGCAGGGCGAGGTGGCGGCGCTCTCCGCGGAGCTGGCCCTCCTCCTGGGCAGGGACCCCCGCCTGCCGCTGGAGCCCGCCGAGGAGCCTCCGCCTTCGCTGCCCTCCCTGGAGGAGGTCCTGGCGCGGGCCGCGGGGGCGCCACTCGCACGGGCGCGGGTGTCGGACGTCGCGGCGGCGGAGGCGTCGCTTCGCGCGGCAAGCCGGGAGCTCTGGCCGGCGCCCACCCTGGGTGTCTCGGTGGAGGGCGAGGGGCCTCGCGGCGCGAGCGCCTTCCTGCGGGGCGCGCTCGACCTGGACGTCCCGACCCTGGGCCGGGGCGAGGTGGACCGGGCGGAGGCCTCGCTCGGGCTGGCCCGGGTCCTCGCGGAGCAGGACCGCCAGCGGAGGACTTCGGAGATTGTCGCGGCACACCAGCGCCTCACCGCGGCGCTCGCCACGCTCGAGCGGTTCACGAAGCAGATCCTTCCCGCCGTGGAGAGGACGGAGCGGATGGCGCTGGAGTCGTACCGAACGGGGCGCAGCCCCCTGGTGTCGCTGAATGATGCCCTGCGCGCGGCAACGGACACGCGGGCCCAGTCCGCCGAGGCCGCCTTCGCCGCGCAGTCCGCCTTCGCCGCGCTGGAGCTCGCCGTGGGGGTGGCGCTGGATGAGAACTAG